The Cellulophaga lytica DSM 7489 nucleotide sequence ATTTTTATATTAAATCATTGGGAAAAAGTAATATTTATGATAATACCATAAGAAATTTAATCTTTGGGCTCGATGATATTTTTTTAATTTTTTTGAATAGTAGAACACTTTTACTGAACTGTTTGAGTTCAGCATACCAAAGTTTATGGGAACGTAACTGGAATGAAGATTTTAAAAAAGATTCTTGGAGTAAAAAAGATACGCGCTTAAAACCATTTAATGATTTAACTAAAGAATGGAAATGGGAAACACCATTACGTAATTGGTTTGAGCGCAGGCAAGCACTCGTTGAGATAGATGTCATTACTGCTATGGCATTAGGTTTATCCTTAGAAGAACTTATTTTAATGTACAATGTACAGTTTCCTGTATTACAACAAAATGAGGATGACACCTGGTATGATGCTACTGGTAATATTGTATTCACCGTATCCAAAGGTCTCGTAGGCGTAGGTCTAGACCGCAGCGGCTGGAACAGCATTAAGGATATGAAAGCAGGAGAAACCTATGAGCATACCATTACAAAAAGTGAGTTGTATCAAGGTAAAACAATAACCTACCACGCGCCATTTACTAAGTGCGACCGTGTAGAAGATTATAAAACAGCTTGGGCGCATTTTGAGAACATTTTTAAAACAGAAGAAGCAGTAGTATGATCACAGACAAAGACATAAAAAGTATTGCAGCTTCTGGAGAAGGTTACAATGCAGAGTTTAAAGTAAGCGCTCCTGCCAATGTGAGAAAGCTTACAGAAGAAATTTGTGCTTTTGCAAATGCCTCTGGTGGCGTTCTACTTATAGGAGTAGATGATAATAATGTGATACAAGGCGCTACTATAGATAACGCAAAACGCTCTGCTATTCATAATTCAATTGGTGAGATTTCGCCTGCTATAAACTGTGACGTTTATGCGGTTGATGTAGATGGTAGTGAGATTTGGGTTATAGAGATCCCTTCTGGAACACAAAAACCTTACGTGTTAAGTGGAGCTATTTACGTGCGTAATGGCCCTAATTCACAAAAAGTAACTACTGTCGAAGAGATGCGTGACTTCTTTCAGCAAGCAGATCGCATCTATTTTGATGAAACACCGTGTCCAGCTTTTGACATTGCGACAGGTATTCACGCAGATAATTTAAACGAGTTTAAAGCAGAAGCAAATTTATCAAATGCAGTTCCTAACGAGCAGATTTTTAAAAACCTAAAATTACAAGACCAAAACAATGCTTTTAAAAATGGAGCGGTGTTGTTTTTTGGTAAAGAACCACAACAATATATTGATACTGCTTTGATACGTTGCGTTGCTTTTGATGGTAAGGATAAACGATATATTGTAGATGATAAAAAGTTTACAGGACCATTATATGTACAGTACAAAGATGCAATACAATGGTTAAAGAATAAATTAGATGTTCGCTATGAAATAGAAGGTTCTACAGGACCACGCGAGGAAATTTGGGAAATACCGCAAACCGCATTTAAGGAAGCTATAGTTAATGCACTTGCTCATAGAGATTACTATGACAGAGGTGCTACCATTACGATAGAGCTTTTTGATGATCGTGTTGAGATTGCCAATCCAGGTGGACTAGTAAGTGCGGTTTCTTCAAAAGATTTTGGTAAACGTAGCCACAGTCGTAACCCATTAGTATTTGGGCTTTTTGCTCGTATGCGTATGGTAGAGCAAATAGGTTCTGGTATAGGTCGTATTAAAGACCTTATGAAAGAGAACGATTTACAACCACCACATTTTTCTTTTGATGGAATGTTTACGGTAACACTTACAAGACCTTTTGATTTTGAAAAATGGATAGCCCGATGGGAAAAGCATCTTACAGATAATCGATTAGAAATTTTACGAGCCGTCAATGAAAATAGTAAAGTTACTATAGGAGAGCTGGCGAGTAAAATTGGTATAAGTGATACGGCTATTGGGAAGAATATGGATGTCCTTAAAGAATTAGGACTTTTAGATAGAGAAGGCACTAAAGGTGGTAATTGGAAATTACTACATATTCTACCTGAAAATGATGATGGAGTTGGTAAATCAGGTTAGTAAATAAATAATAGATGATACCTCTATTTACGGCGACCAGAAGCATATTTACAAATATTGGTTGGTAAATCAGGTTGGTAAATAAATAGATTATAACCAAATCTTAAATTGTTGATAATAAAACAGTTAATAAACAGACTGTTTAAAAGGTTGGTGAATCAGGTGGGTAAATAAATGAATTTGAATTGCTCATAAACCGCTGTAAACACTTGTTTTACGATTAATTAGGTTTTTTAGGTGGGTAAATTGGGTGGGTGAATAATTTTAGGGTTAAATACTGTTAATCAGTTTTTTAAGAGGTTTTTCTTTTATAAAGAGGGTGAAAAGAGTGGGTAAATAATGAAAAAGTTGGTGATTGACTCTTAAAAAAGGATGTTGGTAAATCTGGTTGGTGAATAAAAACATTGTCGTTATAGTATTTAC carries:
- a CDS encoding ATP-binding protein, with the protein product MITDKDIKSIAASGEGYNAEFKVSAPANVRKLTEEICAFANASGGVLLIGVDDNNVIQGATIDNAKRSAIHNSIGEISPAINCDVYAVDVDGSEIWVIEIPSGTQKPYVLSGAIYVRNGPNSQKVTTVEEMRDFFQQADRIYFDETPCPAFDIATGIHADNLNEFKAEANLSNAVPNEQIFKNLKLQDQNNAFKNGAVLFFGKEPQQYIDTALIRCVAFDGKDKRYIVDDKKFTGPLYVQYKDAIQWLKNKLDVRYEIEGSTGPREEIWEIPQTAFKEAIVNALAHRDYYDRGATITIELFDDRVEIANPGGLVSAVSSKDFGKRSHSRNPLVFGLFARMRMVEQIGSGIGRIKDLMKENDLQPPHFSFDGMFTVTLTRPFDFEKWIARWEKHLTDNRLEILRAVNENSKVTIGELASKIGISDTAIGKNMDVLKELGLLDREGTKGGNWKLLHILPENDDGVGKSG